One window from the genome of Roseomonas haemaphysalidis encodes:
- a CDS encoding carbohydrate ABC transporter permease — protein sequence MSDAVLLAPPRPNALRRMARRNSTTAFLLTLPLILLILGLVVYPFCYAVYLSTLNKRQTRFIGWDNFSFLLGRETFWDVVFQSVLFAVTAVLLKAAIGFILAHVLHALPAKGQRKWRGMLLVPWVIPPAISTLAWWWLFDPSYSAFNWALMGFGVDPVPWLGATGWARFSVILVNVWYGSPFFMIMYLAALKSVPDQLYEASAIDGASGWQKLRFVTFPMMRNIISITVLFSLIVTFANFDIVRILTNGGPQDSTHVFATYAFQVGIQSGDIPLGASVSLFMFPLLAVFAIFTLRGVNKRTKEMA from the coding sequence ATGTCGGACGCCGTCCTCCTCGCGCCGCCCCGCCCCAACGCCTTGCGGCGCATGGCGCGGCGCAACTCCACCACCGCCTTCCTGCTGACCCTGCCGCTGATCCTGCTGATCCTTGGACTCGTGGTTTATCCCTTCTGCTACGCCGTCTACCTGTCCACGTTGAACAAGCGGCAGACGCGCTTCATCGGCTGGGACAACTTTTCCTTCCTGCTGGGGCGGGAAACCTTCTGGGACGTGGTGTTCCAGTCCGTGCTCTTCGCCGTCACGGCGGTGCTGCTGAAGGCGGCGATCGGCTTCATCCTGGCGCATGTGCTGCACGCGCTGCCGGCCAAGGGGCAGCGCAAGTGGCGCGGCATGCTCTTGGTGCCCTGGGTGATTCCGCCCGCCATCTCGACACTCGCCTGGTGGTGGCTGTTCGACCCGTCCTACTCCGCCTTCAACTGGGCGCTGATGGGCTTCGGCGTGGACCCGGTGCCCTGGCTCGGCGCCACCGGCTGGGCGCGGTTCTCGGTGATCCTGGTCAACGTCTGGTACGGCTCGCCCTTCTTCATGATCATGTACCTGGCGGCTTTGAAGTCGGTGCCGGACCAGCTCTACGAGGCCTCGGCCATCGACGGCGCCTCTGGCTGGCAGAAGCTGCGTTTCGTGACCTTTCCGATGATGCGCAATATCATCTCCATCACCGTGCTGTTCAGCCTGATCGTCACCTTCGCCAATTTCGACATCGTGCGCATCCTGACCAATGGCGGGCCGCAGGACAGCACGCATGTCTTCGCCACCTACGCCTTCCAGGTGGGCATCCAGTCGGGCGACATCCCGCTCGGCGCCTCGGTCAGCCTGTTCATGTTCCCGCTGCTGGCCGTCTTCGCGATCTTCACGCTGCGCGGCGTCAACAAGCGGACCAAGGAGATGGCATGA
- a CDS encoding threonine ammonia-lyase has translation MTDLPTHDDVRLAAARLAGRVVRTPMLRHPLIDEIAGGTVLIKPECLQRTGSFKLRGATNAVLKLDAAQRAAGVVTHSSGNHGQAIACATAAEGVRALIAMPQDAPAIKVDSTRRWGAEITFFDRATTDREALAGRLAAERGGVVLPPFDHPDVIAGQGTLALELVEDARAAGLALDALSVCTGGGGLVAGCALAIEGASPGTEVWAVEPEGWDDTARSLAAGERIGNDGHGALLCDALLSMRPGALTFAVNQPRLKGAAVVTPEEVFRAMRLAFECLKVVVEPGGAVALAAVLAGKLPARGRTVGVVLSGGNVDPAVFSRALAA, from the coding sequence ATGACCGACCTGCCCACCCATGACGACGTCCGTCTCGCCGCCGCCCGCCTCGCCGGGCGGGTGGTGCGCACCCCCATGCTGCGCCACCCGCTGATCGACGAGATCGCCGGCGGCACCGTGCTGATCAAGCCGGAATGCCTGCAGCGCACCGGCTCCTTCAAGCTGCGCGGCGCCACCAACGCGGTGCTGAAGCTGGATGCGGCGCAACGCGCGGCGGGGGTGGTGACGCATTCCTCCGGCAACCACGGCCAGGCCATCGCCTGTGCCACGGCGGCCGAGGGCGTGCGGGCGCTGATCGCGATGCCGCAGGACGCGCCCGCCATCAAGGTGGACAGCACGCGCCGCTGGGGTGCCGAGATCACCTTCTTCGACCGCGCCACCACGGACCGTGAGGCACTGGCCGGCCGGCTGGCGGCCGAGCGCGGCGGCGTGGTGCTGCCGCCCTTCGACCATCCGGACGTCATCGCCGGGCAGGGCACGCTGGCGCTGGAGCTGGTGGAGGATGCGCGGGCGGCCGGGCTGGCGCTGGACGCGCTGTCGGTCTGCACCGGCGGCGGCGGGCTGGTGGCCGGCTGCGCGCTGGCGATCGAGGGGGCCTCGCCCGGCACGGAGGTCTGGGCGGTGGAGCCGGAAGGCTGGGACGACACCGCGCGCTCCCTGGCGGCCGGCGAGCGCATCGGCAACGACGGCCACGGCGCGCTGCTGTGCGATGCGCTGTTGTCCATGCGCCCGGGCGCGCTGACCTTCGCGGTCAACCAGCCCCGCCTGAAAGGCGCCGCCGTGGTGACGCCGGAGGAGGTATTCCGCGCCATGCGGCTGGCCTTCGAGTGCCTGAAGGTGGTGGTGGAGCCGGGCGGCGCGGTGGCGCTGGCCGCCGTGCTGGCGGGCAAGCTGCCGGCACGCGGCCGCACGGTGGGCGTGGTGCTGAGCGGCGGCAACGTGGACCCGGCCGTGTTTTCCCGCGCGCTGGCCGCCTGA
- a CDS encoding GGDEF domain-containing protein: MEDDGLLRGGGVLSFALRLTARNLVIANLAGALIQVALNMLGWLPYPLRQSLAVALFITTVVTFLVSMAILLVVGRAIRALAQSRDSFERLSATDPLSELQNRRAFMNSFHAPRPGGLLVLLDIDRFKQVNDSYGHPAGDEVIRGIAAALAEHFAGPGIALARLGGEEFAVLLPQGEAGRLPLLQRVEQARRAVAALRFATVPVSVTISAGVAEAPATGHALEAFAAADRALYAAKRGGRDRVVAAWEQPAADPGRAAA; this comes from the coding sequence ATGGAAGACGACGGCCTGCTGCGCGGCGGCGGCGTGCTGTCCTTCGCCCTGCGCCTGACCGCCCGCAACCTCGTGATCGCCAACCTGGCCGGCGCGCTGATCCAGGTGGCGCTGAACATGCTGGGCTGGCTGCCCTACCCGCTGCGCCAGTCGCTGGCCGTGGCGCTGTTCATCACCACGGTGGTGACCTTTCTGGTGTCCATGGCGATCCTGCTGGTGGTCGGCCGCGCCATCCGCGCCCTGGCGCAAAGCCGTGACAGCTTCGAGCGGCTGAGCGCCACCGACCCGTTGTCGGAGCTGCAGAACCGCCGCGCCTTCATGAACAGCTTTCACGCGCCGCGCCCGGGCGGGCTGCTGGTGCTGCTCGACATCGACCGCTTCAAGCAGGTCAACGACAGCTACGGCCACCCGGCGGGGGACGAGGTGATCCGCGGCATCGCCGCTGCCCTGGCCGAACACTTCGCTGGGCCCGGCATCGCCCTCGCCCGCCTGGGCGGCGAGGAATTCGCGGTGCTGCTGCCGCAGGGCGAGGCCGGGCGGCTGCCGCTGCTGCAACGGGTGGAACAGGCCCGGCGCGCGGTGGCGGCGCTGCGCTTCGCCACCGTGCCGGTTTCCGTCACCATCAGCGCCGGCGTGGCCGAGGCCCCGGCCACCGGCCACGCGCTGGAAGCCTTCGCCGCCGCGGACCGGGCGCTCTACGCCGCCAAACGCGGCGGCCGCGACCGGGTGGTCGCGGCCTGGGAACAGCCGGCGGCGGACCCCGGCCGCGCCGCCGCCTGA
- a CDS encoding aminopeptidase has translation MDTQISTADARLDKLAEVAVRVGLNLAEGQELVMTAGVDALPLARRITEAAYKAGASLVTTILSDDQSALARYKYARDESFDHAPSWLFEGMAAAYRGGAARLAIVGDDPNLLAGVDPAKISRANRARSKAYRPALELITASAINWTLVPFANAAWARTVFPDVAEEVAVARLWEALFAATRADRPDPEAAWAEHNATLLRKRETLTGHNFRALRFSGPGTDLKVGLADGHAWMGGISTARNGIQSNPNIPTEEVFTTPHAAMTEGTVSATKPLAHGGTLIRDIRVRFEGGKVVEAHASSGEAVLQTMIGTDEGARRLGEVALVPHSSPIAQSGLLFFNTLFDENAASHIALGQAYKKCFLNAKTLTDEQFAQAGGNSSLIHVDWMIGSDQVDVDGLDAAGHATPVMRRGEWAI, from the coding sequence ATGGACACGCAGATTTCCACCGCCGACGCCCGCCTGGACAAGCTCGCCGAGGTCGCCGTCCGCGTCGGCCTGAACCTGGCCGAGGGGCAGGAGCTGGTGATGACCGCGGGCGTGGACGCGCTGCCGCTGGCGCGGCGCATCACGGAAGCCGCCTACAAGGCCGGCGCCTCGTTGGTCACCACCATCCTGTCGGACGACCAGTCGGCGCTGGCGCGCTACAAGTATGCCCGCGACGAGAGCTTCGACCACGCGCCGTCCTGGCTGTTCGAGGGCATGGCGGCGGCTTATCGCGGAGGCGCCGCGCGGCTGGCGATCGTGGGCGACGACCCCAACCTGCTGGCGGGCGTGGACCCGGCGAAGATCTCGCGCGCCAACCGGGCGCGCAGCAAGGCCTATCGCCCGGCGCTGGAGCTGATCACGGCCTCCGCCATCAACTGGACGCTGGTGCCTTTCGCCAACGCCGCCTGGGCGCGCACCGTCTTCCCCGACGTGGCGGAGGAGGTGGCGGTGGCCAGGCTGTGGGAAGCGCTGTTCGCCGCCACGCGCGCCGACCGCCCGGACCCGGAAGCCGCCTGGGCCGAACACAACGCCACGCTGCTGCGCAAGCGCGAAACCCTGACCGGCCACAACTTCCGCGCGCTGCGCTTTTCCGGCCCGGGCACCGACCTCAAGGTCGGGCTGGCGGATGGCCACGCCTGGATGGGCGGCATCTCCACCGCCCGCAACGGCATCCAGTCCAACCCCAACATCCCGACGGAGGAGGTCTTCACCACGCCGCACGCGGCGATGACGGAGGGCACCGTCTCCGCCACCAAGCCGCTGGCGCATGGCGGCACGCTGATCCGCGACATCCGGGTGCGGTTCGAGGGTGGCAAGGTGGTGGAAGCCCATGCCAGCAGCGGCGAGGCGGTGCTGCAAACCATGATCGGCACCGACGAGGGCGCGCGCCGGCTGGGGGAGGTGGCGCTGGTGCCGCATTCCTCGCCCATCGCGCAAAGCGGGCTGCTGTTCTTCAACACGCTGTTCGACGAGAACGCGGCCAGCCACATCGCCCTCGGCCAGGCCTACAAGAAGTGCTTCCTGAACGCCAAGACGCTGACGGACGAGCAGTTCGCGCAGGCCGGCGGCAATTCCTCACTGATCCACGTGGACTGGATGATCGGCTCGGACCAGGTGGACGTGGACGGGCTGGACGCGGCGGGCCATGCCACGCCGGTGATGCGCCGCGGCGAATGGGCGATCTGA
- a CDS encoding DUF1345 domain-containing protein produces MPWLPLRYRPLTLAGLAAGLVVTGLARALGDSWLHSAMFGWCAAVLVHATLLMLRMWPADAARMRAHAKALDEGRVAALLLSLLAAGAALVAVGLDLADQTPGYTALGVATVALSWTYVHLLFAQDYAREYWLSGGGIHFPGGSDDPPFSEFLYLAFSVGATNGVTDMVTHSVKIRRVALLHQLIAFAFNAVIVAGTVGIVTGLAGGGK; encoded by the coding sequence ATGCCCTGGCTGCCTTTGCGCTACCGGCCATTGACGCTGGCGGGTCTGGCGGCCGGGCTGGTCGTCACCGGGCTGGCGCGCGCGCTGGGCGACAGCTGGCTGCACAGCGCCATGTTCGGCTGGTGCGCCGCCGTACTGGTGCATGCCACGCTGCTGATGCTGCGCATGTGGCCGGCGGATGCCGCGCGCATGCGGGCCCATGCCAAGGCGCTGGACGAGGGGCGGGTGGCGGCCTTGCTGCTGTCGCTGCTGGCCGCCGGCGCCGCGCTGGTGGCGGTGGGGCTGGACCTGGCGGACCAGACGCCGGGCTACACGGCGCTGGGCGTCGCCACGGTGGCGCTGTCCTGGACCTATGTGCACCTGCTGTTCGCGCAGGACTACGCGCGGGAATACTGGCTCAGCGGCGGCGGCATCCACTTTCCCGGCGGCTCGGACGACCCGCCGTTTTCCGAGTTCCTGTATTTGGCCTTCAGCGTGGGCGCGACCAACGGCGTGACCGACATGGTGACGCATTCGGTGAAGATCCGCCGCGTGGCGCTCTTGCACCAGCTGATCGCCTTTGCCTTCAACGCCGTGATCGTGGCCGGCACGGTGGGGATCGTCACCGGGCTGGCGGGGGGCGGCAAGTAG
- a CDS encoding carbohydrate ABC transporter permease, protein MMSTTAAPATPFTPAERKHGSIASERRWAMIGAYVALAVFVLFFMIPPFHMLVTSLKSSAEIADLSGNPWLVRHPTLQNYWELLTQGNYLIHFRNSIIVTGCTVVISMVISTMAAFALSRMKFWGSATLATGVFLTYLVPETLLFIPMFQIVGSLGLYNNLWAMVLIFPTLTVPFCTWIMIGYFASIPKELDEAALIDGAGHIQMLLKIFIPVALPGILAAMIFAFTVSWAAFIYPIAFLVSSDQMVLTVGIVSDLIRADTFQWGKIMAGALMAALPPLLVYAFLMDYYIAGLTAGATKG, encoded by the coding sequence ATGATGAGCACCACCGCTGCCCCGGCCACCCCCTTCACCCCCGCCGAGCGCAAGCACGGCAGCATCGCCTCCGAGCGCCGCTGGGCGATGATCGGCGCCTATGTCGCGCTGGCCGTCTTCGTGCTGTTCTTCATGATCCCGCCCTTCCACATGCTGGTCACCAGCCTGAAAAGCAGCGCCGAGATCGCCGACCTGTCCGGCAACCCCTGGCTGGTCAGGCACCCCACCCTGCAGAACTACTGGGAACTGCTGACGCAGGGGAACTACCTGATCCACTTCCGCAACTCGATCATCGTCACGGGCTGCACGGTGGTGATCAGCATGGTCATCTCCACCATGGCGGCCTTCGCGCTGTCGCGCATGAAGTTCTGGGGCAGCGCCACGCTGGCCACCGGCGTCTTCCTCACCTACTTGGTGCCGGAAACGCTGCTGTTCATCCCGATGTTCCAGATCGTCGGCAGCCTTGGCCTGTACAACAACCTTTGGGCCATGGTGCTGATCTTCCCGACGCTGACGGTGCCTTTCTGCACCTGGATCATGATCGGCTACTTCGCCTCCATCCCCAAGGAACTGGACGAGGCGGCGCTGATCGACGGCGCCGGGCACATCCAGATGCTGCTCAAGATCTTCATTCCCGTGGCGCTGCCGGGCATCCTGGCGGCGATGATCTTCGCCTTCACCGTGTCCTGGGCCGCCTTCATCTACCCCATCGCCTTTCTGGTGTCCTCGGACCAGATGGTGCTGACGGTGGGCATCGTTTCCGACCTGATCCGGGCGGATACCTTTCAGTGGGGCAAGATCATGGCGGGCGCGCTGATGGCGGCTTTGCCGCCGCTGCTCGTCTATGCTTTCCTGATGGACTATTACATCGCCGGTCTGACCGCTGGCGCAACGAAGGGCTGA
- a CDS encoding ABC transporter substrate-binding protein — MEGNGITRRSVLRAGAAGMAASALPLVKVHGQTSGGKLALGLWDHWVPAGNDAMRRIVMDWGQKNRVDIQLDFITSVGNKNLLTIAAESQAKQGHDVLSFPTWEIHAQSELLEPMDDVMGRLAQKYGALNPIVEYLAKVEGKWRAVPAVSGSQNKPSLGRIDLLKQHGGIDVQAMYPANDTAGSAADAWTWDTFLKAAEGCHKAGVPFGLPLGNFPDANDWVGSLFRSFGAELVNAKGEITAKSDGVRAVLAYAQKLCQFLPNDVFSWDDASNNRALISGKSALIFNPPSAWAVAKRDAPQVAEQCWSFPAPAGVAGRFTPYLPYFWGAWSFSRNKGAAKALVEYLSEREQAQAMVTASNGYDIPPFASMTDFDAWAKEGPPTGVVYNYPVRPHHKAEQFIADYPAPPAVAVQMYNQGIQAKMIARVVQNKEPVDRAIAWVTRELEGFQRG, encoded by the coding sequence ATGGAAGGCAACGGGATCACCCGGCGTTCGGTGCTGCGCGCCGGTGCCGCGGGAATGGCCGCCAGTGCGCTGCCGCTGGTCAAAGTGCATGGGCAGACATCGGGCGGAAAGCTGGCGCTGGGGCTGTGGGACCACTGGGTGCCCGCGGGCAACGATGCCATGCGCCGCATCGTCATGGACTGGGGCCAGAAGAACCGGGTCGACATCCAGCTCGATTTCATCACCAGCGTCGGCAACAAGAACCTGCTGACCATCGCCGCCGAATCCCAGGCCAAGCAGGGGCACGACGTGCTGTCGTTCCCCACCTGGGAGATCCACGCCCAGTCCGAGCTGCTGGAGCCGATGGACGACGTGATGGGCCGGCTGGCGCAGAAATACGGCGCGCTGAACCCCATCGTGGAATACCTGGCCAAGGTGGAAGGCAAGTGGCGCGCGGTGCCGGCCGTGTCCGGCAGCCAGAACAAGCCCTCGCTCGGCCGCATCGACCTGTTGAAGCAGCATGGCGGCATCGACGTGCAGGCCATGTACCCGGCCAACGACACCGCCGGCAGCGCGGCCGACGCCTGGACCTGGGACACCTTTCTGAAGGCGGCGGAAGGCTGCCACAAGGCCGGCGTCCCCTTTGGCCTGCCGCTGGGCAACTTCCCCGATGCCAACGACTGGGTGGGCAGCCTGTTCCGGTCCTTCGGCGCCGAGCTGGTGAACGCGAAGGGCGAGATCACCGCGAAGTCGGATGGCGTGCGCGCCGTGCTGGCCTATGCCCAGAAGCTGTGCCAGTTCCTGCCGAACGACGTGTTTTCCTGGGACGATGCCTCCAACAATCGCGCGCTGATCTCGGGCAAGTCGGCGCTGATCTTTAACCCGCCCTCCGCCTGGGCGGTGGCCAAGCGCGACGCGCCGCAGGTGGCCGAGCAGTGCTGGAGCTTTCCGGCGCCGGCCGGCGTGGCGGGGCGCTTCACGCCCTACCTGCCGTATTTCTGGGGTGCCTGGAGCTTCAGCCGCAACAAGGGCGCGGCCAAGGCGCTGGTGGAATACCTGAGCGAGCGCGAGCAGGCGCAGGCCATGGTCACCGCCAGCAACGGCTATGACATCCCGCCCTTCGCCTCCATGACCGACTTCGATGCCTGGGCCAAGGAAGGCCCGCCCACCGGCGTGGTCTACAACTACCCCGTCCGGCCGCACCACAAGGCGGAGCAGTTCATCGCCGACTACCCGGCGCCGCCGGCGGTGGCGGTGCAGATGTACAACCAGGGCATCCAGGCCAAGATGATCGCCCGCGTGGTGCAGAACAAGGAGCCGGTGGACCGCGCGATCGCCTGGGTGACGCGGGAGCTGGAAGGCTTCCAGCGCGGCTGA